The Rhipicephalus microplus isolate Deutch F79 chromosome 4, USDA_Rmic, whole genome shotgun sequence sequence GTCTTTCATAACCGCAGCAAATGTCCCACATGCATTTCCAATGCCACGCGCGTTCGTGTAGCCATTTTTGTCAACGCTGCTATCACGagctccgcactgtcttcatgccgtGGTCACTGCAAGCGAGCTCGGAGGAAACTCGGCTTCCCGAGAAGCTCGGACCATCCTGCATCGCACCCCTGAACACGGTTTAGCTTGAGCAGATTTCGTGCATGTCTTCGATATACATTTACATCATTGCACACTCGAGATCAGATTTGCGACAGCTCTGGATATACCCCTTACAACCAAGTAGTGAAACAGTTGTGCCCGTTAGTGAATTAACCACAAATTGGGTTTAAAATACGGATATACTTCAGAAGCTTGGTTTAAGATGTAATTTCTATACTAATTACTGAAACGTTGAAAGCTTCGTTATCCTGTCGTGGCCTGCAATATGGATGTGAAGTGTTAAAAGTAACAAAAGGAGGGTCTCCATTATATATTTTTTCGTTGCTCAGGAAGTAAACGCGCTTAAGCAATCGCGGGAGCGTACCTGCCATTCGCAACGCTTGGGGAGTCTTATACCAGTAGGAGACATttgctttctatatatatatatatatatatatatatatatatatatatatatatatatatatatatatatttatttatatatatatatatatatatatatatatttatttatatatatatatatatatgtgtgtgtgtgtgtgtgtgtgtgtgtgtttgtgtgtgtggcaCATCGTTGCCCAGAAAGCAACGATGTGCCACAAATTTGAACAGCCGTGATAATCACACTAAGTTATTGTACGTAGATTTATGGTAAATGTACATGTACACTTTCATATTGTGGCCCCCTAGGTAATGCGATTGGGTGCAGCATGCCTGCGGTCTTCAGCGGCGGATATTTGTGGCGTTGGCCTTCACGGCAGCTTTTTACATAGCGCTTGACGTACGCGGCACGTTTGGGCCAGTATTACGCTGGTcgaactctggcgagagttcgtgaaGAACCGAATGACCGGATGTGGGCTTGTCGTGGCAGGCGAGAATATTTTCAGTAAAATCGAGGCACTATGCCTCctgatttcgcggctgctggaCAAATACGTCAATATACTGGCTTTCCAGTGTCAATGCGAAAGCACCTCAGCTTTTGCGTTGCGATGgcactgaatgaatgaatgaatgaatgaatgagtgagtgagtgagtgagtgagtgagtgagtgagggaaaGAACGTAGAAGGGAAGACATATATTGTACGACAATAAATACCATGAAATagactctctttcttttttggagCAGTAATGGTGATATATATGATCGCAGACACTGATTGCAAAACGCCAAAAGGATCAAACATACTTTAGGCGAAACTCTATGTCAGCCTAGCAAATGAAGCTCAACTGCAACAGAATAAAGTTTTCGTACGGCTGACCACTTTCTATGGTAACTATACAGAGAGGAAGACAGAAGCTGGGAAATACGCAAGAAGAAAAGGATTCAGGATGTTATCCTGGATGCAACACGTTTAATTTATGACGCACTTGTACAACTAGAGCAAGCATCAATAAGAATGCAAGCTGTAAGTGTAATATGTTTCATATTCGAGACGAAAAACTTACGTAGGAGTAAAATAGCTTGCAGCACGGATGATCTATAGTCAAGATGTCACCAAATGCTAAGTgttgcttctctttttttctttacaagaaaCAAAGATTTGAGAAATACGATTCAGGTATTGAGCAATAAACTGAACAAAAGTGTTTGCAGCGAGGCTGGTTTTACGAATACACCACATCCATTACGTAAACGCCTGCTCTGTTATGGCGATACAAAAGTAAATGTGAACGTGACGAACTTTGTTTGAATTTAATAAGCGAAACAAGGGTACTTTTGTAAAAGAAAGTGAAGACATAATGGTGCAATCTCTACGTAAGGTTAAAAGAACGTCATTTCAAGCACGAGTAGTCTCCTTTTAGCAGGTGCTCGGAAGCGTGGGATTCTAAATTCTCTTGATGTTGAACGGCTGAGTGAAGCACATCGGCTTAACGAAAAGCGCTATTTCAAATGCTGGATTTTTTGTAGTTACCATATAAGCTGCTACGAAAAGTGGCATGCTTAATGGCGCGTGTCCTTAAAATGACTGAAGCGATTATTAGCGGCTCTATGCTGAGAGACTTCAAAGCACAGTTTTCACAACCGCCGCTTTGCAATGCCTCAGTGGACACCAATGGTTGATTTTTAGGACCATGTGTtcgcagcaaaagctgttatgagatgacaAGTGCCAATTTTAGCCCATGTAATTGTGCGCCACCACAGCCACTGGTGTATGTAACGACTACAGAAGAAATAACAAAAATTAATGAATAAAAATAGCAACGACGGCTAGAGATTTAAACCATAGCCCTGAAGAACAAGGTTCGAATAAATTGTTACGACAAAACACAagaattatgatgatttatggcgtagtgggtacagCGCAAGTTTGCTTGTAGTAGCTGCATGCCACaggagtgtttaaaaaaagtctCTAGAAAGGCCCCTTATCCAGCTTTCTCTTTCACTGTGCGGCGACTTTCGTGCAGCTGaggcagcttttttttctatttgttcgATGACTCACGTTTCGTCAGCCGTTCCCTTCATTCGAAGAGGAATCAGGCATCTAAACTTTATCGTGTTTGCCCCGGCACTAAAGATGTCTCGCCGCAAGGACAAGCTAGGAACATCGCAATTGTAGAGTACTCTTGctaaatataaaaaataactaCGGAACCGCAGACTCAAAAACACCTATGCACATTGAAAAGAACAAATGGACCGAACGCGGTAGCACAAGGATTTGATCCACGCGCACACCTACTTTCAGGGACAACACTCTGTTGTAGTTGCTCTACGAgttagtgcaaaaaaaaacgaagttcagTAGTATTTAGCGCCAAAACAGGACTGCTGAGATAACCAAAAAAGTGGGAGAAACACTGTGAATGCTGCTAACTAATGCATAGTAACATACATAAGCACTGATGTAGGGCACTGCTAGTTCCTTCGGGTTTGTTGTTTTCTGCTATGGTTGCCACCATCATGATTTCTTTTGGTTGTCGTTGAGTAGATTCACAAAGGAGCCATCTTAAGCTATAAGTAGCCAAAATAGCCAAGTCATCTCATCGTATTGCTTCGATTGTTGCCAAATTATAGAAAAGAAGTATCACGAAAAGAGTTTTTATAACATTTTTGAAGAATGAGCAACATTTCGAATTTgtattaaaacaataaaatagcACTTTTTTCTATCCTTTCGCCTGGTCTTCAATACAAATCAAGTTGCAAGGTAACTAACAAATTAAATGTTGCGTGCACTGCATATGTGTATAATAAAGAGTAGGTACCAGACGTATACAGTTAGATTAGAACATTTCAGACAACCAGTTAATAGGAACAATAATATTCGAAGTAGGTCGCGCTTGAAGTTACTGAGCAAAAATGGTCTCAATAGCTACGATAATATAAGTCCAGGCTCAAGTTGTGACATCGCATTGAAGATGACAAGTCAACCGTTATATTGATGCGCATGATTATTTTTGTCAAATTCATGCAAGAACAAGCGCTGTGCCTTAAAACTAGAAACTGGCTTGTAGCGTCCCTATCTATTATGGGCAGCTTGACCAGCGTGCTAGCCACGCGTTTGTCAACATGCGTGCAACTTCATTTTAAAGCCAAAAGGCCAACCTAAATTTCCTATTTCACGAGCTGAAATTATTTTGGTAAATCGCAAGGTATATTGTGTAACTAACCCATTTTCCTATTTTGAATTCGTGAATAATTTCATAAAATTGCCGAATTCTTGGCTAGTTGGTGGGTCATATTGACTAGGCGAACAATAGCTTCGTCGAGACATCAACAGTTGCACCGCGCGTTTCATTGAGGTGCTTCGATGAACACCAGACTGCTCGCAACTTGAGGACATGCTCATAGCTCAGCTTACACGTTTTAAAAGCTTGTAAACAAAGAGTAGTATCTACTATATCGATATTTCATGGATAAATACTACGACAGATGGCTACTAGATGTGCTATATTAGAAGTTAGAAAGAACCAAAAAGTAGCCATGTATACCAATGTAAATTCTTGTAGCCAGATGGCGTCAAAAAACAGCCAATTTTGCGCAAAGTGTCCACCAATGGCAATCCTGATTGCCACGTCAAAATCAAGACGAAGGGGACATGGGCAAATCGTGTAACGTGTACGACATTAAGAATAGCTCACTGGATTACAAGAGAACGCAGATGCGCAATGGTaatacagaaagttaggtgggcagagtaGATTAAGGAATTTGCGGATATAACGTGACAGCAGCGAGCACAAGACCGATTTTGTTGGTGGAACCAAGGAGAGGCTTTTGCCTGGCAGTAAgtgtagtgaggctgatgatgacgatgcctAAATAGCACAAAAAATGTGAAATGTCAAACAGAACGACACGGACGGAACGCGGCACTAACATCCCGTCTCTTCATCGCCACGGCCCGTCTGTTTCCATCACCTTGTCCTGGGTTCTTTTGGAGCTAACTAGGTACGTCTCAGTCTAATCATACCATATGCTTCAGCTCGGGTCTAATGCTGTCCCATTTAAATACACCTGAACTGTTACAATGCCGTATAAGGCTTCTGCAGACGCACACTGCTAAAGTTAACTTCAAATCAGAAAGAATTGTTCAACGTTCTGCTGTTGTTTGCTGCCGAAATTATAGTAGGGCTCGTAGGTTGCACATAATTACGCCGCGAAAATCACCTATTATTGTAAGTGGCATTGTGGACTGTATGGTGAATAGAATGTTTCTCAATTAATGAATGAGTCATTGAGTTTAATAATTGTAGAACATGTATATTACATTTCACAAAATGTACAGACGAGAGTCCCAACATTTTAAACTGTACCGGGACCCTCGGTGGAGATTACACGTAAATAATACAAGAATTCGGAGTAGTTTAGCTACATGTTCATATAAACTAGAGCGTAAAGTAAATGTGCTACATGTAACGCTTCGAGTACTCGTACTACACGCCTAATGCAGGTGTGCTGGGCGTCGTGGTCACCGAGGTGCGGCTCCTGTCCGACAGCAACAAGACGCAGTACGTTCTTCAGGGCGAGGGTGCCACGCTGCTCTGCTTCTTCGTGCTGTCGCCGGGAGAAGACCTGCGCCGCGTCCTCTGGTTCAAGGACGGCGCCGAGGTGTACGTGTGGCGCAAGGGACGCCGTCCGCTGGCGCGCAACCTGTTCGACAAGCGCGTCGACCTGAGCAACCGCTCGCCGTCCTTCATCACCATCCTCAACGCCGACATGTCGATGCAGGGAAACTACACTTGCAGGGTGGAGACAGATGCGGGCGTCTCGCAGAACGACCTTTTCCTTACTGTCATTGTCGGTGAGTGCTTCGTTCACTGATACAGAAAAATCCGGAGGCGGCCCTGATCCTTGACCCCTAAATGTCcaatattgccacgtgcgtttCTTATATACACTTATGTTTCATTCTGTTTTAAGCTGTCTGATAATGCCACATGTGTTTCTTATTTACACTTATGTTTCATTCGGTTTTCAGCCACAAAGCCTGCctggaatgctcagcgcaaactgcgcctcgtTGTTCTAGAAGGTTCACAGTTATAGTAGATTGTTTTTAGTGACTGCTATACGGTTATTATAGAACAAATTGTGTGCAACTCGTAATGCAACGTCTATCGCCACCCATCACACACCGTTACACATGAAACAGCTAATCACATGCTCTACCATTTAAGCCCTGGCCAAGCACACACGATCGGCAGCAGACGAGCATGTAAACGCTGCGGCCATGCTGTTAGTTAACGAGCCGAAGGATTGTTGCACCAAAACTCTTGTGGCCGTGACACGACTCAGTTTTTCAGTTTCTGACTTCGTCGTTCAAATAAAACTATTTTGTTTCAGATGtttttcgtgtcttttttttggggggggggatattTTTTTCACCACCAGCATGCGCAATGTGACACGCCAATCACTTCTCACTGGCTCGTTCACATTATTGATGAGATCAGCAATGATTGTTCGCCTAGTTACTAGTCATAAACCGAATTTCAGGTCTGTACAAAGACGGGCACTCCTTTTTCACGAAAACTTGTCGAGTACGCAGTATTTCTTGTATACACCGATTCCATGATTGTAAACAGTGGTAGGCGTAATAGAGATACTTAGGCGCTTGCAGCGGAGACGCGGTGCGTAGACTCCACCTAACCCAAAGCTCGCCACATACATCTATGATTACGTCACAATTGGCACGCAAAGCGGCCTCCGAGCActgtgcatcgaaatagcatCCCACGTGAACACGTGGCCGGCTCCACATGCGCAGTGCTCGGAGACGTTTTGTAGCTGTTTGCGTAATGTGTTTATATTGTGTATCTCATATTAAGCAGCTGGGGTAGCAGCTCAGGCGAACAGCCAGACGAACATATCCAGCTTTTCATTAAATAATTTCTTTCTCTGTCTCCTCTTATACCACAGACTCATGCAAAGAAGACAGCTGGACCACGTTCTCGGATCGCGTGACGTGCACGGAAACTGTGGAATTGGAGTGCGGTGGCATGTTCCCGAAGCCTTCGCCAGCGTGCGGAGTGTATAATGATCAAACTGGAGTGTACTTGAACACGGTGCCGTTTGACCGCTTAAGGACTGCAGCCAACTCGACTTACGAAGTGCGACTGCACCGCGTATTCCAGGTCGAAGACTGGCTCGCCTTCAGGAACCTGACCTTCCGCTGCCACGTCATTGTCCTTGGGACGGACTGGCGAACCGGAATCTCGCATAAACTGTTCGGAGGTCAGTTGACCCTCACCTAGATGTGCAGTGAAAATCGGTTACTCCTTAACTTTCCTGGTTATCACGGCTTTTACAGTGAAGGTGTCGTAGTTTACTGCCCTACTGCCCTCCTCTCTTGCCCTCGTCGTCGTCGTAGCAGTAATATTATCAGCAGCATCAGCAGAcgcagtagtagttgtagtagtagttctTGTTGTAGCAGTATAAGTATTAGTAGTAACAGTACTACAAGTAACAACAGTAATATTTACTACTAATACTACACCGGTGAATAGTAGTGGATTACTACCAGTATTCCACTACTACTAATACCGTGGTATAGGTTTTATAATAAATAGTAAGTAGTAGCAGTTGttatattagtagtagtagtagtagtagtagtagtagtagtagtagtagtactagtagtggTAGTTATCTTATTTTCCTCAAGGGTCCCTAAcagaagggacattacatgaggggtgggcatacaaGACATGGGTAAACGCAAAGTTGGatgtgcaagaaaacaaaaacaaaaattttaggaCATAGCTGAAGTGGCAGAAACAAGGGGTAACAGCTACATTTGTTTGTGGACTCTGGATAAAAATATTTTACAgtgacaacagataccacttatAAGGTACAAAACATtgccaagtacacaaaatatacatacacACCATACTAGGCACGTTAGAAAGTTACCTGGAAATTATTACGGTTCAGTGATGGTTGACAGGAAATTTTTAAAGGCTTCTCCATCCTGAATGCTAGCAATGGTATCCGGTAGGGCGTTCCATTCCTTAGCTGTCCGAATGAAGAAAGATTCGGCAAATGTGGTAATTTCGGAACGAGGGTAATGTACTTGCATAGTGTTGCAACAACGATCAGAGAAATAGGGGCGTTGGGTGACGTAATTGCTGGATGGGAATGCGTGATAAAATTTGTGGAATAATGCGAGCTGCGCAGTTTTGCAGCGTTGACTAAGAGGAATGAATGCGGCACGTTTCTTTAAGTCTGTTACTCTGGTGGACGATGAGTTATCGGAAAAGGTGAATCTGGCAGTGCGGTGTTGGATGGTTTCTAGGTTTTGGATGAGATAATGCTGGTGTGGGTCCCAAATTGTTGCTGCATACTCCAATCTGGGGCGTATTATTGCGGTGAAAGCTAATATTTTTAAGTAGCCGGGAGCAAACTTCAGGGTTCTTTGGATATAACCTAAAAGATCTACTAGCTGTTGAAATGACGTGATTTATGTGGAGGGTTCATGATAGGTCACTTGAGATATGTATTCCAAGGTATTTATTTATACGAGCAAGTCGGTTGTAGAAAACTGTTATGTAGGGTGTAGTTGTACACTAACGAATTAGTACGTCGGTAAAAAGACACTGATCTACATTTAGAAATCTTTATACTCATCTTCCACTTGTGGCACTAGTTTTGATCAGCTGTTAGGTCTGCTTGTAAAGCTATTTGATCTTCTTCACTTGCGATTGTTGCGTAAATAACGGAATAGTCGGCGAATAATCTCATATTGTTAGTAGTACagtgcagtagtagtagtagtaatacaGTAGTAGTAGAAGTGGTCATTCCAGTCACGGGATCAGAGGGGAAGCGAACAAAGATTGTCGAAATGATGATTACGGAGATAATGATTCACGTGATCACACTAGCCAGTCACATCTGCTCGCATGCTCGCAGCTTAGTTGTGCGATGGCTTTCACGGTCTGCAAAATGGCTGAATCCTTCTTTTTGTTCACTCTCAAGCGTATGATGACCAATCAGGTGCCAACAAAACTGCGACTTCTTTGATTTGCAGCGCGCACATATGGACAAATTACGCACGAACAACAAATTACAAAGCTAACTAGATTTAGCGAGTACACTATCTCTAGAACGCTATCTCAGGCTGTCAAGTGTAATGTCAGATATGACGTAAGCCTGAAAGTAAACGGACGAGCTAAAATCGCACTTAGAGTGCGGGTACTGGCGGCAGTAAGAAAGAGGAATAACACGCCTTTTAGTTAACACTACCTGGTTTAATTTTCAAGGGCCAATAATTGTAGTACATGCATTTCGTATTGACATGAAGATCTGCGACGCTTCTCGAAGTAATTGAATTCTGTTTATGGTGTCTTCTAAATGATTTAGATATTGTTTTATCATCATTACAGCACAGAACTTCAATGTACTTAATCTTAATGCGCACTCGGTTCTAGCATTCGCTGATGCACAGAAAGCGCTATAGCACATTTAACTGTCACTGTTTTCGTACGCAGACTCAGGGTGCTCGCCCGATCCTCCAGAGATTGTGAATGGCTACTACAACATCACTGGCGAGGAGACGTGTTGGCGCACCCCGGCCGAGGGTTCATTGACGCGTTACTACTGCCTCGAAGGGTTCGAACTGCGTGGTCCTCGGGAGCTTGTGTGCCACAACGGCTCCTGGGTCGTGCCGCCACCGATGTTTACGTACTCAAAGAGACAGCGGGCTCCCGCAGCTGGACGACCCATCATCTGCGGTGCGCCACCTCTACTTAAGTAAAGTGTCTTAATCACACAATGTAATGCTTAGGAGGCCATTAACACCGGTTACATGCACTGGT is a genomic window containing:
- the LOC119171403 gene encoding uncharacterized protein LOC119171403; this encodes MDLCYASFTCATDFRCCNQRGWARRRWVGLFLLLAAAVSGVLGVVVTEVRLLSDSNKTQYVLQGEGATLLCFFVLSPGEDLRRVLWFKDGAEVYVWRKGRRPLARNLFDKRVDLSNRSPSFITILNADMSMQGNYTCRVETDAGVSQNDLFLTVIVDSCKEDSWTTFSDRVTCTETVELECGGMFPKPSPACGVYNDQTGVYLNTVPFDRLRTAANSTYEVRLHRVFQVEDWLAFRNLTFRCHVIVLGTDWRTGISHKLFGDSGCSPDPPEIVNGYYNITGEETCWRTPAEGSLTRYYCLEGFELRGPRELVCHNGSWVVPPPMFTYSKRQRAPAAGRPIICELSCQAAVAFNRFFTAMMTTLPVLLSLHLISPAP